The following is a genomic window from Aeromonas sp. FDAARGOS 1405.
TCGCCGTAGAGATCGGCATAGACCCGGAAGATCCGCTCGTTCTCGCTGGCGATCCCCATCAATTCGGTGATCTCCTGCTCCAGCTGTTCGATCCGCTCGCGCTGGCGCTCCAGCTGGCGCTCGACCAGCGAGACCGACCCTTTGCGTTCATGGGGAATGCGGATCCGGTCCAGCACGGCGGCATGGCGTTGGAAAAACTCGGGATAACGGGCCAGGTACTCCAGCACAGTGGCTTCATCCACCGATTGCTCCTGCCGTTTGAGTTCGCTCATAAATTGGTTGATCCATCAGAGAAATGGGGCTCGCTGCCCCGACATCATGGGCAAAGGGGGCCAACGCCCCCCGTACCTGAACCTTTATCGGCTAAACCTCTATCTGGCCGTCAAACACATGCTCGGCGGGACCTGTCATATAGACCGGCTGGCCCGGCCCCTTCCAGGCGATGGTCAGCTTGCCGCCCGGCAGACTGACGGTGACCCGCTCCTTGAGCTTGCCCTGACTGATGCCAATCACCGCCGCCGCACAGGCACCGGTGCCGCAGGCCAGGGTCTCGCCACAGCCCCGTTCGAACACCCGTAGCTTGATCTCGGTGGCATTGACCATCTCCATGAAACCGACGTTGACCCGCTCGGGAAAACGCTCGTGGCGCTCCATGATGGCACCGAGCGTCTCGACCGGCGCATCGGCGACCGAAGGCACCTCGATGACGCAGTGGGGATTGCCCATGGAGACCACGCCACACATCACGGTATGCTCCTGCGCCCGCAGCAGATAGGTTTTCTCTGCCTTCTGGGCCCGGAACGGGATCTTGCCCGGCTCAAACTGGGGAACCCCCATGTTGACCGTGACCTGATTCTCCCCCTCCAGCTGCAATACGATGCGACCCCGGGCGGTACTGACCGCGATGCGATCCCGGTTGATCAGCCCCTTGAGACGCACGAAACGGGCAAAACAGCGGGCGCCGTTGCCGCACTGCTCCACCTCGCTGCCATCGGCATTGAAAATGCGATAGTGAAAGTCGAGTTCAGGGTCATAGGGCGGCTCCACCAGCAGCAGCTGGTCAAAGCCGATCCCGAAGTGGCGATCTGCCAGCTTCTTGATGACGTCATTGCTGAAAAATACCTTCTGGGTGACGCCATCCACCACCATGAAGTCGTTGCCCAAGCCATGCATCTTGGAAAAATCTATCAACATCGTGCATTCCTGTGCTGTTAGGGCTGTAAAAATTCACCGAACCAAGGGTCGCCAAGCGCCATGAAGTCGTTGTCCAAAGCCCCATGCATCCTGGAACAATCTATCCACATCGTGCATTCCTGTGCTGTCAGGGCTGTAAAATTCTGTCATCTCTATCTACTGCATCAGGGCAGCAGGTGCTCACCACGCCAGAGATCGGCCAACTGCTCACGCTCGCGGATCAGATGTGCTTCGGCACCATCCACCAGCACTTCGGCAGCGCGCGGACGGGTGTTGTAGTTGGATGACATGGTAAAGCCGTAGGCTCCGGCCGAACGCACTGCCAGCAGGGAGCCCTCGGCAATGGCCAAGGTGCGCTCCTTGCCGAGGAAGTCGCCGGTCTCGCACACTGGGCCCACCACGTCATAGAGCGCGGGAGCATGACCGGCGCGGCTATCCACCTCGATGATGTTCATCCAGGCGCCGTAGAGCGAGGGGCGCAGCATGTCGTTCATGCCGGCATCGATAAGCGCGAAGTTGCGGGTCTCGCCAGGTTTCAGGTACTCGACCCGGGTCAGCAGCACGCCGGCATTGGCGACGATGGCGCGGCCCGGCTCGAACAGCAGGGTCAGATCCCGGCCCGCCAGCTTCTGCTTCAGCGCTTCGGCATACT
Proteins encoded in this region:
- the dapF gene encoding diaminopimelate epimerase, which codes for MLIDFSKMHGLGNDFMVVDGVTQKVFFSNDVIKKLADRHFGIGFDQLLLVEPPYDPELDFHYRIFNADGSEVEQCGNGARCFARFVRLKGLINRDRIAVSTARGRIVLQLEGENQVTVNMGVPQFEPGKIPFRAQKAEKTYLLRAQEHTVMCGVVSMGNPHCVIEVPSVADAPVETLGAIMERHERFPERVNVGFMEMVNATEIKLRVFERGCGETLACGTGACAAAVIGISQGKLKERVTVSLPGGKLTIAWKGPGQPVYMTGPAEHVFDGQIEV